attctcaaccGATTCTCGAACATTTTACGGTAAGCTGGAAGTTTCAATCTCAATATCAATCTGTGCTATGTTCCCCCCTCGTGATTGATACATGTTCCTGCTTGGATAGGATGATTTGATGATTTCAATACTAGTTGGGACTGGGATCTGCTGTTAGAAACCTGTTTTGCTCCTATCATTAGCATTCATATGGTATATAAAACTATATATTCTGGATGCCTATATTCATATATCATCTTCACTTTAATTATCTGAGTTTTTGTTTTCTACTTAGATATATTTTCTGGTTTTTAATTACAAAGTTTCTTTGATCTATCCTCAAATCTAGTGTTGATGCTATCTGATCTGTTTAAAGTTATATATTTGTTATTCAGTATGTCTTCCATTTGTTTATTTCTTCATTATGCATGCTACATCAGTTACACTTGTTTATGTTAGTGGAGATAATTAGTGTTTAGTGGAGTGTTTAAGCGACTAGTTTTGTGACTCTTTGAGATTGTAATTATGCGATGCAGAAATTAACAGAGAGAAATACAAAAGAAGTTAGCCGCTGAACACTTCTAAAATACCACAAGCATGTAAGTTTTGATAGAAATGACTATTATTTGCGATAGAAAAATTGGGTTTTTAACCATATATTTTGTTTACTTTGTGCACATGGAAAACACTTCTCTGTCATAATACACAAATCTAGGATTCTAATTTGAGGGTGGTTGCCACAATAGGGCTCCTAACCACATGCTTCATGTCCCTCCAAGTGAGATACCCAAAAGCTACTTCATTCTCCCTTGTCATTCTTGCGTCCTCGATCCTCAACTTGTAGCTTAGCTTCTCGTTCTTCTCTTTGAACACCAACTTGTTGGGGATGACACTAACACGGAATCCTTTGATGGGAGTCACTCTAGCAACATAAGTTGTCTGTCCCACCCCAACATTGGTCACTGTTCTCTGAAATTCTTGCACCCTCCTAGAAGAAGAATCATTGGCATGGAAATAAGCAATGAAAGAAGGGTAGTTAAGATCCAAGGAAGGGCTGGAACAATTAAAGGAGGAGAATCTCGTGATGGCCGTGATGTTCTTTTGGGTGAAGTTCAATGCACAGAGAAGATTCACATAATCTTGCACACCAGCATCATAAACAAGTCCCGGAAAAAGGGCTCTGTTGGGGTTGACATGGCCCGCTCCCAAGGCCAGAGGAGTAGCCCTTTTGTAACCTTCGCCAACGTCTTTGATAAATCTCCCGGTGTTGTCGAATATGTCCGAGGTTGTCATGATGGCTGACCGAATAGCAGCCGGGCTCCAATCAGGACGTGCTCCTTTTAAAAGAGCTCCCACACCGGCAATGTGAGGGCATGCCATGGATGTGCCACTTACGAtattgaagctgttgaagagagTAACGTTGCCATAGTTATCCACATCCACTTGAAGCTTTTCAGGCCAAGCAGCTAAGATTAATGTTCCAGGAGCAGTGATGTCAGGTTTCAACACAAATGGACAGGTCTTAGATGGCCCTCTGGAACTGTAACTGTCTACACTCGGTGCAGGTTTAGTGCCTAAAGCTGTTGTCTTAAAAGACATGCTTGCTGTTGAATCAGAGTTCTTTTTTATGTAAGCTTTGACAATATCCCCATTCATTGAATCAATGATGATGGAAGGAAACATATGCCCAAATGAACTATCAGAGTCGTTTGATATGAAAACTGCCCCAACAGCTTCTGCCTCTTGAATTAAAATTgatgaataaataaaattttcacatACCACAATCTTGCCCTTCGCTTTGGTGGTCAGTTCAGTGTCATTGTTACACAGACCCATAAAAGTAATTGGAAAATGGGAAGAAGAGAAGTTTCCCAGATAAACAGACAAACCAGTGATTGAGACTCCATTGCCAAGTTTAAGAGTGCCGCGTAATTCTCGATCCAATGTGCCAGCAGCCACAGTTGTCACCCATGGGGTTCCGTTATGCAGGGGTTTGTCAGGCCCATCGTTCCCTGCTGATGTAGACACAAAAATGCCTTTCTCCATGGCAGCAAATGTGGCTAATGCAACAGGGTCTTCGTATAGAGGTACATTGTCATAGCCAAGTGATAATGAAAGAACATCTACACCATCTGATATTGCGCTGTCAATTGCAGCTATTACATCTGATGCCACAGCGTGGTCATACCACACGGCCTTATACATGGCTACCCTGGCTCGTGGAGCTACTCCTGTTGCTGATCCGGGGGCATAGCCAAAGAAAGATACACCGTCAACTCGGCTCCCAGCAGCGGTGCTTGAAGTGTGAGTTCCGTGACCATCTGTATCATCTCGGGCTGAGTTTACAATGGTGATGTTGGGGTTTTCAGCACGATACCCTTTGTTAAAGAACCGAGCTCCAATGAGTTTCTTGTTGCATAACGATGAGTTGAATCCGATGCTGTTTACACATTGGCCTTTCCATCGTGAAGGAATTTCTGTCATCCCATCATCTTTAAAGCTTTTACTTTCTGGCCAAAGTCCAGTGTCCACCACACCAATGATAACATCTTGGCCAAACTTAGCGGCAGGCCATGCACCGGTTCGATGATTGAGTCCGAGGAATTGGGGTGAGTGTGTTGTGTCGAGCTTAATAGGTAAATCGGGCATGGATGAAATGTATCCTGCAGAGGATTTGAGAGCTTCAAGTTCCGCAAGTGATAAACTTGCACTGAAACCATTCATGACATTGGTGTATGTGTAAATTAGCCTAGAAGAGGCAGAGTTCAAATTATTAGTATCAAGATCTGTATTGTCCAAAGCGGAGGAAAGAGTGGACAGGTACCAACTATGATAGTTGGTGAATGGTTTAGGCATGGCTGATAAGTCCATGTGGATGATATAATTATCAGACTTAGCCAGTGAGGAAACCAGGTGAAGAATTGTGACATAGGAGAACCATAGACAATAACAAATGGTGGAAGCCATGGTTGAATGGTGTTTCAAATGAGGATGGCTATAAAGCACAAATGTATAAACAGGGTGATAAACTGAGAACCGAGAGAGCTATTCAAGATCTATACCTGACTCAATTTTCTTCAACCTCTGGATATACACATCTCTGGGAGATTAGCTGTTCCAACAAGAGTTTAGTCCTCTTGAATGTGAATTTAGAGAGCAAACGTGTATGCAGTACAAAATAAAATGGTTtcacaaagtttttttttttcatttaatattaataaaaaatagataaatgGATGTATTTAGAatgttattattttattttattattagatACTTAATTTAGTGACTATTTTTGGTAACATAATTAAGTGGCTCATAAAAAACAATCTCTTTTTGTGACTAATTAAAAACAATcttaaaatactaaatatgataTTATgtgtaaattaaaatttttttgAAGGTAAATTAACATTAAAATCATTTCTAAAATGCATATAAACTCTTatgtaatttaatttattttttatcatttaattaaataatttttttaaaagaaattaaataaattgttGATTGAAAAGTAAAATTGAATCCGAAAAcgattaaataattattatataagcTGTATCCACATTCTTgaggttttttttcttttgtgcttttttttgttacaagggAAAATTTTCTTTTGTACTTTTACAATCTTTTGACTTTAACTTTTCTTacaaaaatatgaagaaaaaaattaataaataattacttaaaagaataaatttctttgaataatattattttaagatTATCATTAAAACGTTCTTATTATCATGATAAAAAAACGACATCTGTTTCCCTAGAAAAGATAAAATaggtttaccaaaaaaaaaagataaaatagaaatagaaagataataaataattttaaaacattaattTCATAATCCTTTCAattattttgaaaaagaaatgcGGAAGACTTTttagttttgttttctttttaaagaGGAAACATTCATTTGAATCATGGAAAAGTTGACCCGACGCAATCAAAAGACATGAAGGattcaataaaattaattattcttcattaatattgAATGGTTAAATTAGTGATAATTTTTTTCTGGAAGTTAAATTAGTGTTAATTGCTTATAATTAAAAAAGATTTAGTTGATATTATTTTTGTGGAAAATGATTTTCGGACTCGGAACAGTTTTGACTTTTGACATCTTTCGCATATACAGATTTTAAAGTGGTTTTTTACCTCTACAAAAGTACAAATTGTGAAgccttaaaaaaaacataaaacatgaGATTGTATAAATTTCAcgttgttttcaattttttatacatGAAATTTATTGGGACTTTCAACCCCCAAAAATtgtgtttcattttattttatttacttcacggtttttttggtacatttaCTTTACCGCTTGTAGGGGTTAAAAATGCCACAAATGGTTTTTTTGCTACCAC
This portion of the Lotus japonicus ecotype B-129 chromosome 3, LjGifu_v1.2 genome encodes:
- the LOC130744815 gene encoding subtilisin-like protease SBT3 produces the protein MASTICYCLWFSYVTILHLVSSLAKSDNYIIHMDLSAMPKPFTNYHSWYLSTLSSALDNTDLDTNNLNSASSRLIYTYTNVMNGFSASLSLAELEALKSSAGYISSMPDLPIKLDTTHSPQFLGLNHRTGAWPAAKFGQDVIIGVVDTGLWPESKSFKDDGMTEIPSRWKGQCVNSIGFNSSLCNKKLIGARFFNKGYRAENPNITIVNSARDDTDGHGTHTSSTAAGSRVDGVSFFGYAPGSATGVAPRARVAMYKAVWYDHAVASDVIAAIDSAISDGVDVLSLSLGYDNVPLYEDPVALATFAAMEKGIFVSTSAGNDGPDKPLHNGTPWVTTVAAGTLDRELRGTLKLGNGVSITGLSVYLGNFSSSHFPITFMGLCNNDTELTTKAKGKIVVCENFIYSSILIQEAEAVGAVFISNDSDSSFGHMFPSIIIDSMNGDIVKAYIKKNSDSTASMSFKTTALGTKPAPSVDSYSSRGPSKTCPFVLKPDITAPGTLILAAWPEKLQVDVDNYGNVTLFNSFNIVSGTSMACPHIAGVGALLKGARPDWSPAAIRSAIMTTSDIFDNTGRFIKDVGEGYKRATPLALGAGHVNPNRALFPGLVYDAGVQDYVNLLCALNFTQKNITAITRFSSFNCSSPSLDLNYPSFIAYFHANDSSSRRVQEFQRTVTNVGVGQTTYVARVTPIKGFRVSVIPNKLVFKEKNEKLSYKLRIEDARMTRENEVAFGYLTWRDMKHVVRSPIVATTLKLES